The Oculatellaceae cyanobacterium nucleotide sequence TGGTATCCGTGAACCAGTAGCTGGTTCATTGTTGTACGGCAACAACATCATCTCCGGTGCAGTAGTACCTTCATCTAACGCCATCGGTCTGCACTTCTACCCAATCTGGGAAGCAGCCAGCTTAGATGAGTGGCTCTACAACGGCGGCCCTTACCAGTTGGTAATTTTCCACTTCTTGATCGGTATCTTTGCATACATGGGTCGTGAATGGGAATTGTCTTACCGCTTAGGTATGCGTCCTTGGATCTGCGTAGCATATTCAGCACCAGTAGCAGCAGCCACAGCAGTATTCTTGATCTACCCAATTGGTCAAGGTTCATTCTCTGATGGTATGCCATTAGGAATCAGCGGAACATTCAACTTCATGTTGGTATTCCAAGCAGAACACAACATCTTGATGCACCCCTTCCATATGTTAGGTGTAGCAGGTGTGTTCGGTGGTTCCTTGTTCAGTGCCATGCACGGTTCTTTAGTAACC carries:
- a CDS encoding photosystem II q(b) protein is translated as MTTTIQRRESANVWERFCEWVTSTENRLYVGWFGVLMIPTLLSATICFIIGFIAAPPVDIDGIREPVAGSLLYGNNIISGAVVPSSNAIGLHFYPIWEAASLDEWLYNGGPYQLVIFHFLIGIFAYMGREWELSYRLGMRPWICVAYSAPVAAATAVFLIYPIGQGSFSDGMPLGISGTFNFMLVFQAEHNILMHPFHMLGVAGVFGGSLFSAMHGSLVT